In Dyadobacter sp. NIV53, a single window of DNA contains:
- a CDS encoding TlpA disulfide reductase family protein: MIIIASVAIYLAFFKPADNENETSLSPVAPVEANDGVYISSLTDLEGQSVAMDQDKLIFMNVWATWCGPCNMEMPGIQKLYDKYKEHQKVAFYIISDEDSETVNPFIARKGYQLPFYRFTGVYPAALDGNAIPRTYIIYKGKILAQEIGASQWDSPEIIQLIDKQLSEI, encoded by the coding sequence GTGATCATCATTGCGTCGGTTGCTATATATCTGGCATTTTTTAAGCCTGCTGACAATGAGAATGAAACATCATTGAGTCCGGTTGCTCCTGTTGAAGCCAATGATGGTGTTTATATTTCATCGCTGACAGATCTGGAAGGCCAGTCTGTAGCAATGGACCAAGACAAGCTGATATTTATGAATGTTTGGGCTACATGGTGCGGACCTTGCAATATGGAGATGCCCGGAATACAGAAGTTATATGATAAATACAAAGAACATCAGAAAGTTGCATTTTATATTATATCTGATGAAGATTCTGAAACTGTAAATCCTTTTATAGCCCGGAAAGGATATCAGCTTCCTTTTTACCGCTTTACCGGCGTATATCCTGCCGCATTGGATGGTAATGCAATCCCCCGGACTTATATTATTTATAAAGGAAAAATTCTGGCTCAGGAAATCGGAGCTTCCCAATGGGACAGTCCGGAAATTATTCAATTAATTGATAAGCAGCTGTCTGAGATTTAA
- the sucD gene encoding succinate--CoA ligase subunit alpha, which yields MSVLVNKNSKVIVQGFTGSEGSFHAQQMIEYGTNLVGGVTPGKGGLSHLERPVFNTVDLAVRATGADVSIIFVPPAFAADAIMEAADAGIGVIVCITEGIPTKDMMQVKAYLKGKNCRLIGPNCPGVITAEECKVGIMPGFIFKKGTIGLVSKSGTLTYEAVDQLTRAGLGQTTAIGIGGDPIIGTTTKEAVELLMNDPETEAIVMIGEIGGSMEAEAAAYVKSTGNKKPVVGFIAGQTAPKGRRMGHAGAIIGGADDTAEAKIRIMKESGIFVAESPALIGETMLIALGKK from the coding sequence ATGAGCGTTTTAGTTAATAAAAATTCTAAGGTTATAGTTCAGGGATTTACGGGTTCTGAAGGCTCTTTTCATGCCCAGCAAATGATTGAATATGGCACTAATCTCGTAGGTGGGGTAACTCCCGGGAAAGGTGGACTTTCACATTTAGAAAGACCTGTCTTTAATACAGTAGACTTGGCAGTACGTGCTACCGGTGCAGATGTTTCAATCATATTTGTTCCACCAGCCTTTGCTGCTGATGCCATTATGGAAGCTGCTGATGCTGGTATTGGCGTTATTGTTTGTATTACCGAAGGTATCCCTACAAAAGATATGATGCAGGTAAAGGCATATTTGAAAGGTAAAAATTGCCGTCTAATCGGACCAAACTGTCCGGGAGTTATCACTGCAGAAGAATGTAAAGTTGGTATCATGCCAGGTTTTATATTCAAAAAAGGAACAATTGGGCTTGTTTCTAAATCAGGTACACTTACGTACGAAGCTGTGGATCAGCTTACACGTGCAGGACTTGGACAAACAACAGCTATTGGTATCGGAGGTGATCCGATCATCGGAACAACAACAAAAGAAGCTGTTGAGCTTTTGATGAATGATCCTGAAACCGAGGCTATTGTAATGATTGGTGAAATTGGAGGAAGTATGGAAGCTGAAGCAGCTGCTTATGTGAAATCTACCGGAAATAAAAAACCTGTTGTTGGTTTCATTGCTGGTCAGACTGCTCCGAAAGGGCGTCGTATGGGACATGCCGGTGCTATCATTGGTGGTGCAGACGATACTGCAGAAGCTAAAATAAGGATCATGAAGGAGTCTGGAATATTTGTTGCTGAATCTCCTGCATTAATTGGTGAAACAATGCTTATTGCTTTAGGTAAAAAATAA
- a CDS encoding tetratricopeptide repeat protein, with amino-acid sequence MKNSFITIFSIATLFLSKPGFTQRSAAEYFEEGNTIASKGDFSGALKAYSTVIEMSPQHAPSYFNRGLAKANLKDHRGAILDYDQAIEINPKVALYYQSRGVSKSLQDDFQSALMDYTKAIELNPEDPKAYYNRGVSYAKLHKHRNALLDLDQALILNPDEIAALYARGNCKQDLQEYAGSLADFSRVIELSPKRVGAYAGRGTAKMELGDYQGAITDFTKAIELSPQDASFYSKRGFAKNKIDDFKGAAIDFEKTIQTDPENYEAYYGRGFSKSKLNDHHGAIADLTKAIELKNSYVGDPKKIVYAGKINREVLDKLRNEVKERVKIDNLTNERTEAYFMRGISKAATGDSKAAILDLTAAIELDPTYTNAYFSRAMIRSSNGDQMGAVLDFTSSIKLRSDYPEAYYLRGILKNSLGQTNDGCLDLSKAGELGYSQAYKVISTYCASN; translated from the coding sequence ATGAAAAACAGTTTTATTACCATTTTTTCAATAGCCACACTATTTCTTTCCAAACCTGGTTTTACGCAACGATCAGCAGCCGAGTACTTTGAAGAGGGCAATACCATTGCATCTAAGGGCGATTTTTCCGGAGCATTAAAGGCATATAGTACTGTTATTGAGATGAGCCCGCAGCATGCTCCGAGTTATTTTAACAGAGGACTGGCAAAAGCAAATTTAAAAGATCACCGCGGAGCAATTTTAGATTACGATCAGGCTATCGAAATCAATCCAAAGGTTGCATTATATTATCAAAGTCGCGGTGTCAGTAAAAGTTTGCAGGATGATTTTCAGTCTGCCTTAATGGATTATACCAAAGCGATTGAGCTTAACCCCGAAGATCCAAAGGCATATTATAATCGTGGTGTAAGCTACGCCAAACTTCACAAACACCGTAATGCTTTGCTGGATCTGGATCAGGCATTAATATTAAATCCTGATGAAATTGCAGCGCTTTATGCCAGAGGAAACTGCAAACAGGATTTACAGGAATATGCAGGTAGTCTCGCTGATTTTTCCAGAGTAATTGAACTAAGCCCAAAACGGGTTGGTGCGTATGCAGGCAGAGGCACGGCTAAAATGGAGCTGGGTGATTATCAGGGAGCTATAACTGATTTTACAAAAGCTATTGAGCTAAGCCCGCAGGATGCTTCTTTCTATAGTAAAAGAGGATTTGCAAAAAATAAAATTGATGATTTCAAAGGTGCTGCTATCGACTTTGAAAAAACGATACAGACTGATCCTGAAAACTATGAGGCATATTATGGCAGAGGATTCTCCAAAAGTAAACTAAATGACCATCACGGAGCTATAGCAGACCTTACCAAAGCGATCGAATTAAAAAACAGCTATGTCGGTGACCCTAAAAAAATAGTGTACGCAGGCAAAATAAACCGGGAAGTATTGGACAAGCTTCGTAATGAAGTTAAAGAACGCGTTAAAATTGACAATCTTACGAACGAACGTACAGAAGCGTATTTCATGAGGGGTATAAGCAAGGCAGCGACCGGAGATAGTAAAGCCGCTATTCTGGACTTAACTGCTGCAATTGAATTAGACCCGACTTATACAAATGCCTACTTTTCACGCGCAATGATCAGGTCTTCCAACGGCGATCAGATGGGAGCTGTTCTGGATTTTACCAGCTCAATAAAATTACGTTCTGATTATCCTGAGGCTTATTATTTGAGAGGAATTCTTAAAAATAGTCTCGGACAGACAAATGATGGATGTCTTGATCTGAGTAAGGCAGGAGAACTTGGTTACTCGCAGGCTTATAAGGTAATTAGTACTTATTGTGCTTCCAATTAA
- the azu gene encoding azurin, giving the protein MKRIKSSVLFLASIMALGAVTTSSLTAKSLAVKSEVNDTKQEKVIVIKGSDAMQFDLKEIKVKAGQKVKLTLTHSGKLAKAAMGHNFVLLKPGVDVAAFGSKAAAARETEYIPKSEEANIIAHTKLVGGGESDTITFTAPKKGTYTYICSFPGHYALMKGTFIVE; this is encoded by the coding sequence ATGAAAAGGATCAAGTCCAGCGTATTATTTCTTGCTTCGATAATGGCTTTGGGAGCTGTTACAACAAGCTCGTTAACCGCAAAATCACTTGCTGTTAAGTCAGAAGTAAATGACACAAAGCAAGAAAAAGTGATCGTTATAAAAGGAAGTGATGCCATGCAGTTCGACCTTAAAGAGATAAAAGTAAAGGCAGGACAAAAGGTAAAACTTACTCTGACACATTCTGGGAAACTAGCTAAGGCAGCAATGGGTCACAATTTTGTTTTGTTAAAACCAGGTGTTGATGTAGCCGCTTTTGGCTCGAAGGCAGCAGCAGCCAGAGAAACTGAATACATTCCAAAATCAGAAGAAGCCAACATCATTGCGCATACCAAACTTGTGGGTGGCGGAGAAAGCGATACCATCACTTTTACAGCACCAAAAAAAGGGACTTATACTTACATATGCAGCTTCCCTGGCCATTATGCTTTAATGAAAGGTACTTTCATTGTTGAATAA
- a CDS encoding DUF4271 domain-containing protein: protein MKSISLILFWAFNLALVLVGFRAHADTRSTPPEQFFPIYNYQNDWLVYSDQYKNYVPFSQEIDESSRYVSVYIDLIKNRRYSLLLKTETRNYLFIEGTLQKEITQEQWVKMDVDSLYKIYKKDELLLTVYGSPGIDDKNLLLCNERKRNDAGIIESASSNIINIKPIAFSPFRNFAIFAMVIILILNAWIFNVNPLAFIRLINPVELLKNDPRDQLSKLNKPYSSSIIFFVIIVSMLTSFTLLFLSSNKLNVFSVNIILSEKSNTFQLLGDFFILSTIFFYCFTLNSY from the coding sequence ATGAAGTCCATTTCTTTAATTCTTTTTTGGGCTTTTAATTTAGCACTGGTTTTGGTGGGCTTTCGCGCTCATGCTGATACCAGGTCAACTCCACCCGAACAATTTTTCCCAATTTATAATTATCAGAATGACTGGCTGGTTTATAGCGACCAGTACAAAAACTATGTTCCTTTTTCCCAGGAAATTGATGAAAGTTCAAGATATGTAAGTGTTTACATTGATTTGATTAAAAACAGGAGATATAGTCTCTTGTTAAAAACAGAAACAAGGAACTATTTATTTATCGAGGGTACTCTTCAAAAGGAAATAACTCAGGAACAATGGGTTAAAATGGACGTAGACAGTCTTTACAAGATTTATAAAAAAGACGAATTACTGCTGACAGTTTATGGAAGTCCTGGTATAGACGACAAAAACTTGCTCCTATGCAATGAAAGGAAACGGAATGATGCAGGAATTATTGAGAGTGCTTCTTCCAATATCATTAATATAAAACCTATTGCCTTTTCGCCATTTCGTAATTTTGCGATTTTTGCAATGGTTATTATCCTGATCCTCAATGCCTGGATTTTTAATGTAAATCCGCTTGCATTTATCAGGCTTATTAATCCGGTAGAACTGTTAAAAAATGATCCGCGGGACCAGCTTTCCAAGTTAAATAAACCCTACAGCAGCAGCATTATTTTCTTTGTTATCATTGTATCCATGCTCACCAGCTTTACGCTGTTATTTCTGTCTTCCAATAAACTTAATGTATTTTCTGTAAACATTATTCTTTCAGAAAAATCCAATACATTTCAGTTGCTTGGAGATTTTTTTATTCTCTCAACAATCTTTTTTTACTGTTTTACTTTAAATTCATATTGA
- a CDS encoding superoxide dismutase: MNRIDFLRTLAGSTFAVGALGNQAFAGSDNIILAETAPFKQAPLPYDFGALEPSIDKLTMEIHYTKHHAAYVKNLNDAVKGTEFEKKSLDEILKTIGKAPAAIRNNGGGHWNHTFFWEVMGPKKGEPTGAVADAIKAQFGTLDKFKEEFAKAATTRFGSGWAWLVAKDGKLSIGSTPNQDNPLMDISDIKGTPVLALDVWEHAYYLHYQNKRADYIKAFWDVVNWDKVAENLKKA; this comes from the coding sequence ATGAATAGAATAGATTTCTTGCGCACCTTAGCCGGAAGCACATTTGCCGTTGGAGCTTTGGGAAACCAGGCATTTGCAGGATCAGATAACATTATACTTGCTGAAACTGCACCTTTTAAGCAAGCACCGCTTCCTTATGATTTTGGAGCTTTGGAGCCAAGTATTGATAAACTTACGATGGAAATTCACTACACAAAGCATCATGCTGCTTATGTGAAAAACCTGAATGACGCGGTAAAAGGAACTGAATTTGAAAAGAAATCCCTGGATGAGATTTTGAAAACTATTGGTAAAGCTCCGGCAGCTATAAGAAATAATGGTGGCGGGCATTGGAACCATACTTTTTTCTGGGAAGTAATGGGTCCTAAAAAGGGAGAACCAACGGGCGCAGTTGCTGATGCTATTAAAGCACAGTTCGGAACGCTTGATAAGTTTAAAGAAGAATTTGCAAAAGCAGCAACAACCCGTTTTGGTTCCGGGTGGGCCTGGCTGGTTGCTAAGGACGGAAAATTGTCTATTGGTTCTACACCAAATCAGGATAATCCTTTAATGGATATTTCTGATATTAAAGGGACACCTGTTCTGGCACTTGATGTTTGGGAACATGCCTATTACCTGCATTATCAAAACAAGCGTGCTGACTATATTAAGGCTTTCTGGGATGTAGTAAACTGGGATAAAGTCGCAGAAAATTTGAAGAAGGCATAA